From the genome of Lutra lutra chromosome 8, mLutLut1.2, whole genome shotgun sequence:
ctcccctcctctcccaggtACAGGCCCTGGAGCAGCGCAACCAGCTGCTGGAGACCCGCTGGCACTTCCTGCAAGGCCAGGACCCTGGCACCTTCGACCTCGGGCACCTCTACGAGGGGTACCAAGCACGGCTGCAGGAGGAGCTACGCAAAGTGAACCAGGAGCGGGGACAGCTGGAGGCCAGCCTGATGCAGGTGCTCCAGAAGGTTGAGGAGTTTCGAATCAGGTGGGCTGCGCCGAGAGCGTCAGTGGGCAGGGACGGAGGGTGGGAACCAACCTGCCCCGAGGCAAGGCCCCGGGCACCCAAGCCGGAAAAACGAGAAAAGGTCCTTAAAGAACATCTATCTACTACAGACGTGCTTACTGAGGACCTACTGTGGGCCGGCCAGTATTCTAAATACCGGGAGGAGATGGCAGTGAACCCAGAGCCACCGTCTCAAATAGTGGCCCTTGCAACCAAGTCAGTCTCATGCTGACTGGCAGCTACGCCCTGAGGTCGCTGGCCTCGGACACCACCTCAgtccctgtcccctgtcccctgtcTCTTGCCCTATGCCTGTAAACACACTTGCTCTCACCCACACATTCCACTGGCAATGGGAAACTGTCACTGGCTAGAGCAACTGATGGGCTCCTGCCTCAGATACGGTTTGGAAACTTGATCTCGAGTGGGCTggaaagggaagcaggggcaggcaggggacagAAACGGTGAGGTCTGTCAGAATAAAGACACAGTCCCAGTGGGTAATGCCTGCCTGAGCTCCGTGGGCGCCTTGGGGTCTAGAGTGATGAGGAAGCCACAGCCCCGGCCTGTGAGGTGCTCACAGACTGGAAGGGGTTCACTCCTGGCCTCCACCCttcactagctctgtgaccttgggcaagtcactcaacaTCCAAACCTCAGTACCCGCCGTGTGGAGCGGGAAGGGTGATGCTGAGCCGTCCTGAGGCTGGcatgagaggaggaagtgggagttCAGCCTGGCCCCACACCACCATAAATGGCCACTCTTCTACCCCCTAGAAGGCTGACATTAGTCCTTGACAGAGGTTTGCTGAACTGAACTGGGCCGCATGGAGAGGCAGACCAGGTGCTTGGGTCCCTCACAGGAGAGGTGACATCTGTGACCAGACAGCGGGCAAGGTTTCAAGGACGGGGAGGTTGAGACGAAGCAGAGAGGCTGTGTCCTTGGGCTCCTTCCTCTGGTCTGGTCTCCTTTTGAGGAGGTCCTCAGCTTGGGTGAGGGAGGGTGGGATGTGCCtggacccctccctcccctcccctcctccagcgcTTGGCCCAGCCCCAGCACTTGCCAACCCAAGGCGAGGCCTGCAGTCTTGGGAGCAGCCAAGGGGCTGGGGTAGCCTGTCTAGAGCCCAGATCTGGGCTGTGGCTCAGCTTGTCCACCCCCTCTCCACGTGACCTCCCCTGCTCAGGCCACATTCAGAGAAGATGGTCACGTGGCAAGTTCTCCCCACTCTGGGGGCCTCAAATTCCTTATCTGTGGATCTAGTTGGAATTTTCTGGCCAATAAGCATGATCTGCAGCCCTGGACTGCACTCCTCCTCATGGCTGGGCCCCTCCATGGCCGAGGGGccacctctcccccagccccgccctACTACAGAAACCCACAGGGAACCTCACTGCCCATTCTGAGCTGCCTAGTTTCAGTATCCGATGGTGATGAGGGGAATCGTGTTAGCACACCAGAATCCAAGAGTCATTTCACTGATGTCTGGCATCTCTTTGGTCCTCAAAGAACCAGAGAATGGCTGGAGGGGGGCCTGGGATTGTCCTTTCACGGGGAAGGAaacacaggcccagagagggcagggagTTGTCCTGGGTCACAGAGCCATGTGCACTAAGACCATCTGTAACCCCAGCCAGCCGTGGGAGGAGGCTGCTCCCATGAGCCCAGCCAGATCACATCCATGGAGAAACTGTAACTGGAAGTTCTATACAAACACTACTTGTTGCTTTAATCTGGTTCAGCCTCCTCAGTTGGCCGGCCGCCTGGTTTCCACCTGTAGCCTGAGCTTGCCGTTTTGGCTCAGggcctctcttccccctctctgggTAGGAAACCCACCAGATTTGGGGGAGGTGAGTTTGGAAGGCTTCTAGATCCACCGCCAGAGCTGGGGAAGCTGCAGTCTAGCTGTGTAGAGCCTGGGGGGCCCCAGGAGCCTGGAGACGCCAGGCCAAGCCCTGACAGGGAGGGGTGTGCCTTGCCTCTACAAGGCTGATGAGATCAGCTTCACTCCCAGAAATAAACAAGGTGGGGTCGGGGGGAGCCCGGGGTGGGTGTGACAAGCTGAAAAGGGCAGGGAATGGTTTTGGGAACTAGTGGCTGGCAGACTGGCAGGGGATTAGGAGTAGAGTAGAGGAGATAGCATTTACCTAAGTCTCTATAATGATAGAGACTTCCAAAAGGATGTAGCCAGGACCCCAAGGATCATCTAGCTAACCCTTATATTTACTAAGGATGAAGCTGAGACCCCCCAAGGGGAAaccacttgcccaaggccacagagcaaaTGACTTGGGGGTGTCATGTACAGTTGTGTAGGAGGTTCACTGCACAAGAGCATCTGGTTGAGGGGGTGAACTAGGGCTGAAATCCAGTGGAGCTGGTGAtaaaggaggagggaagactaCAAAAAGACTAAAAGGACAGTGAGGGATAGAGAGGAGGGAGGTTCGACACCTCAGAGAACACCCCCTGGACAGCTCTCTCTACGGTCCTGCCCCCAAGCAGGCAGAACTGTGTTATCCagatgggaggggagaaggggaaagccTTGACCACTGGGCTTACACAGGGAGGGCCAGCTAGTGAGGGGCTTCTCAGCTTGGGCACAGAACCCCTCAGGGCACAGAACCCCTCAGAGGCTACCAAATTCCCAGTGGAAAGTCTGGGATGGAAGTGCAGCAAACCACCCACTCTCTGCATGAGGCTTCCTACGGTTCCTCTCCAGAAATGCTAGAGGCCAAGGCTGGTGCTAGCTAGAACAGACCTCAGGTAATAATGATAGATTTAGCAGGTGTCATGCACTGTTGTAAACGCTCCGTATATTGACTTATATAACCCTCATGACATCAATGTTGTCATGATCGAGGCACACAAGCAGCTTAGCCATGGTCCAATGGCCTATTAGCAAGGAGCCAGGATCTAACCCAAGTAGTGAGTTTCTGGAGCTTCCTTGCAAAGAAAAGGGCACAAGTAAAAGCTTCCTGGGCGTTTTGTTGGTTCTGGTAGGCCCCAGACTGCCGACCAGTTCCCCCTGTCCTCCCTCCACACTATGCCCTTGACCGGCACCCTGAGAGCCCCTTGCAGACCCCGGGAAGCCAAGGCTGCGGCCAGGAAAACGTGTATGCTAAGCACACTGAGTGTCAGAGACCCAGTGTCCGGCGGGCTCTCGTCCACTGGGGTCTGCTCCCCTCAGCTTCTCAGGTAAAGGCTGGTAGGAAACAAGGCCCGAGTGATGGCGGGCCCAGCCAGCTGACGTGGGCGATGGGTGACGCTGCCCTTGCCCATGAGGTCAGGGAacggggcgggcgggcggctgTAATTAGAGCCGCCAGTGATTCAAGCATTCCCTGGAATGGAGGGAAGAAAACAGGAAGCCACAGAAGCCCCACATCCATGAAGGCAGGCAGGGCCAAGGGGGAGAAGTCTGTGGTGGCAGACACCCAGCCCGGAGAGGGCCAAGAGGTTTGATTAGAGCCAGGGGTTAAGGTCAGAGACCCAGAGATCCATCTCTCCTCCAACAATGTCCTCCTTGCAAACACAAGGAGGAGTAGAGCAAGGAGGAGGCAAAGGTAAGAGAGGGAACCCCCCTCGTGGAGGGTCTACTACGCACATCTGTCACCGTGTCAGGGTTGGGCTTGGTCTGACCcctgcacgtgcacacacatgcacacacacacacatacacacacacacccctaataTATGGGCAAGCCGACGAAGGAGGGTGCAGTTACCTGCCCAAGAATACACTGTGGGTCTGTCTGCAACATCCACACTCTCCCCTCAGGATGGAACGTGTTGGAATGGTGTCCTACCAGCTAGCAAttgcagaggggagggtgggaggagggagagggtgatcTGTGAGCCGACAGCTCAGAGCAGACTTCGCCAAAGGCACAGCTTGTAGGAAATGGAGATTcttggcagaggagagagggaaaaggtgaGAGAACAAAGTTAGGGTGACAGGGCTGTGCAATCAGGAGAGGCTTCCTGTAGGAGGTGGCTATGACGACGAGCCGGGAAGGAGACATATGCCTCCAGGGAGAGGTCTAGCTGATCATCTGGAAGGAGTGAGACAATGGTGTCATGGGCTTAGAAGGGATGTGTCATAGACGAGGGGCTATATCTTACCCAAGGCAAAGGTCAGTTTTGGTGCGCAAGGCACCAAATGCAGCAGCAAAGGCCCTGAGCACCGGTCCAGGAGGGATAATCATACCCCAAGTTCCTGCCATCTGTAGCTGagtggcctctctctctctttctctctctctcccgctgcctcgttccctctcccctcccaggtaTGAGGAGGAGATCTCCAAGCGCACAGACATGGAGTTCACCTTCGTCCAGCTAAAGAAGGTAGCCAGCCCAACCTGCCCCAGGGGCTCCTTCCTCATGGACCCTCTGCCCTCATTCCCTCAGGCTCCCCAAGCAAAGCCCTCCAAGGCTTGAGTCCCGGGACCACAGACAGATATGGGTACCTGACCTCACCCTGCAGCTTCGCCCAGGCACTGAGCCGGGGCTTCCTTGGGAATGACCCCCATCTCCCTCAGGAAGATGggcaccccactcccaccctggaACACCTCCCCGACACTCACCACTGCTCCCACCCCCAGGACCTGGATGCGGAGTGTCTCCGTCGGACCGAACTGGAAACCAAGTTAAAAGGCTTGCAGAGCTTCGTGGAGCTGATGAAAAACATCTATGAGCAGGTGAGAAAATGAGACCAGCATCCCACTGAGCCAAGAGTTGACTTGTCCCCGGGTAAGGGATGCGGGGGAGGGAAGGGTGTCTAGCGGGGCATGGAACCTTCAGCAGTCATCACAGACATAACACAGACTTAATGCTCTCCCATCCCCTTCCCGCACTGCTGTCAATAACCCAATACGTCCCCTCACCCCTCCTTTCATGGAGCACAGGCAAATTCCCAAGAGACCTCATGCTCAAGAAGAACCTATTTCTTGGAATGTGCTGGAGTGCAGAGGTCATGTTGGGGACCCATGCATCCAGGCAAGGGTTGGAAAGTGGCTTGAGAGACAGGGAACCAACTTAAGAatagctgttctttttttttttttaatttagtttttatttatttatttgacagagaaatcacaagtaggcagagaggcaggcagagagagagaggaggaagcaggctccctgccgagcagagagcctgatgcaggacttgaccccaggaccctgagaccatgacctgacccgaaggcagaagctcaacccactgagccacccaggcgcccgagaataGCATCTCTTCCCACCCCTGCAGCGTAAATGCCAGGCACCCACAGGCCTAGGCCGGACAGTCATGCCCTTGGCCTTCCCCGGTTCGGGGCTTAGGCAGGGAGGACCTGTAGTCAGATTCTTGGGTTCCCAGACAATGCTAGCTTCTGCCAGAACAAAAAGCACCTGGTAAATGCAGACAGGGGAGCCTCCAGATATCTTCTGATTGTGTCCCTAAGTCCTCTGCTGAGCCTGGGGGTACAATGACCCCACAAGGCCTAGCACGCAGCCAGTGCAGTCCACAGACGGGCCCCGCTGCTGCCTGCATACGCTCCCCTCCACTCCACTCTGCCTCCGGGCTCCACATCCCCTGTGTCCGGAGGTAGAAGCGTCATGTTGCAGTTCAGCTAggagcaggcgggggggggggggggggggggggtggatggcAGGACTTGGCAGCCGGTGTGCCATAAACCGCTGGTGCCAAACTATGGCAGTGCAGCCAAGATCAGAGCAGGGATCAAAGTCACCACTGCCATCAGAAAGTTCTgctaaaatgggggcacctgggtggctcagtcggttaagtttaagtgtctgactcttggttttggctcaggtcatgatctcaaggtcgtgggatcgagcgCCGTGCAGAAAGccttttgagattctctctcgttcttcctctgcccctacccctgcttgctcgctcgctcgctctcaaataaataaataaggctttaaaaaaataagaattaaattaaatttaaggtTCTGCTAAAGTGGCCCTAGGGGCTGCTGACCACAGCTTGGCAGCCTCGTCGTgtggagagggagatggggccTTGTGGCCGCATACaggccactctgctttccagcaGGCTCGGCCCCCGGCAGGGTCTTCAGTGGGCCTGAGACCTGTTTGTGGCCCTGGGAGGTGGCCTGGCGGAGAGAATAGCACAAccctggggagcagcaggaaggtaGCCGTTCCAGGCAGACCAGGACATTGGCTGCCCTGAGCAGCTTCCCACCCCTGGCTGAGCCCTCTGGAGATGAGCAGGGCACAGGGCCCGCTGACGGGCTGGAGAAGTGGGCTAGGAGGTCCTCTGCCCACACTCACTGTGGAGCCAGGCAGACAGCAGTGGGCCCAGTGTTTCAGattctgcactgggctctgtgcacCTCGGCAAGCCCAGAGCCCGAGCTCCCAGCCAGGATCGAGGCCCAGCTGGCACAGAGACTTAACTGGAGGTAGGCCAGGCATGGCCAGGGACAGGCCTGGGCATTGCCAGAGGCGCCCCTACAAATCTTCTTGGCCCTGCTCCATTTGGATTTAGCAGCCCTTGGACCCCAATCCTGGCTTTCCTTTTGCATTTCTAGGACTTTCAGActagttatttctcctctctttgcctgtttcctcatctgtaaaatggggagagtgATAATACCAGGCTCATCAGGTTCTGCTGATGACTAAATCCGTTCTTCTGTGTAATAAACAAGTGTTTATTGCTCACCTGCTGGGTGCCTGGTTCCGGTATCACAGCCATGAGCGTGATGGGCCAAGTCCATGCTCTCGGGGGCTGCCACCGAGCTAAGAGGGAAGACAGGTTATAAGCAAGTCAAAGATATCTGAGCAAGATCATTTGGGAGGATGAAAAGGGCCGGGCTGCCCAGAACCTAGTGATGTGGTCCTGCTGGAGCAGGAGGGGAAAGTCAAGGTCAGGGGGCTTCTCGCAAGTGGTACAAGTGAGGGAAGGCCCAGACTGGGGAAGGCCGGCCGGGTGGAGAGCCAAGAGGGCTTTGGACAGAAGGAGGGCCAAGCATCTCAGGCAGCAGTGACTCTGGTGacgaaggggagaggaaggagcagctgTGGCTGGGGTcagctcaccccccacccctgagtCAGGGTTTGGATCTCATTCTCATTGTGACTGGCGGCTCCTGGGGGTACTGCGGGGGGTGGTACAGAAAGGGTAAATGTATGGCTCGTGCTGTACGGCAGTGCTATGGAGAAGAGGGACTGCTGTGAATATGGGCTTGCTCGGTGCATGGACCAGTGATTATTACTCTGGGGGCAGCAAGGTGCCAAGTTGGTGTCAGGTCGTAAGGTCTGTGTTTCTCTCCAGGCACTGCTGCAGGCTGAGAAGGCAGCCCTAATCCCGTGGTAAAAAGATTCCCCACACCAGTGGGTCTCTAAACTGGCACTAAGAGAAACAGTAACAGTTTTTCAGTTACATGTGCAACTGTTTCTCTAgtaactacattttattttatttttttaaagattttatttatttgacagatagagagacagtgagagagggaacacaagccgggggagtgggagaaggagaagcaggcttcccactgagcagggagcctgatgcagagctccatcccaggaccctgggatcatgacccgagccgaaggcagacgcttacccaactgagtcacccaggcacccaatacaAAAAATTAATAGACTCTCTTACAATCTTTTTCCCACATCAAGTCTTCAAAATCAGATGTGCACCTTACACCTGCAACTCATCTCAATTCGGACTATCCAAATTTCAAGTGCCCACGACCACACAGGGCTCGTGGGACCGAGCAGGTCTCCACAGAGGAAGGTGCCCATCATGGCTGTCTCGGGTGAAAGAAAAACATGGCAGGACGCGAGGAGCCTCGGGAGGGCTGCACACTCTAGTTTTGACTCTGGAGCACACACCAGACCAGAAAAGCATGGCTTTTCATGCATTTCAGAAAACAGCCCTTCCCTCTAGCCCGCATGTACACATGTACGCACGCATGAGGCCAGGATAAATTCTCAGATGCTAATGGCCATGGGCCACTCAGAGCCTCGTCATATATACTGCAGCCTCCGGGCCAacccctctgcccttcaccttcAGGGACATGAACTGGCAAGAGGACCCAAGGGCTCACATTTCCCCTCTGCTTCCAAGGTACACGCCAGCTCCCAGGTGTGTCTGGGGCCTGGCTGCCTCCAGCCTGAATGCTACCCACCCCACTCGTACATAAGCTATTGTTCTGGGGAGACGAACTGGGCAATCTACCGACAGCCCCCCGCAGCCGGCGCACCTCCCAGAAGGCCCTTCTCTGCGAGAGAGCCTGGTGTGCCTAAGCTGCTTTGGTGCCTGCCTTCATGCATCCAGGGAGGCTGCTCCAGGAATAGATTCCTCGGCGCCTGGAcctctccaccacccccacccccaccccgcctttaTCACTTGTTACAACAGTAGTATCCTTAGCTACTATTTACTCAGCACCTACTATGCCCCAGGCACAGTGAGAAATGCTTTCCAGGTGTAATCTCATTCACTCCTCACGGCAACCCTATAAAGGGAGGGATCATGGTTAGAGCagcttggatttgaatcctgggTCCGTCATTCTGTGAGCTCCAGCACGTTCTTCTATctctctatacctcagtttccccatctgtaataTGGGGGAAATGATAGAGCCCAGCTCACTGGCCTGCGGTGAGGATCTGTTTTGTTACTATATCCTAAAGTGGTGAGAACAGAATCTGGTACAGATGCTAGCTGGTTTCAATTCTATAATCATACCCAttctaaagatgagaaaacagaggctccgAGAGGTTTAAAAACCTGGCCAGGGTTACACAGCTGCTAAGAAGGGGTTAGTATTCAGAGCCTGGTGCCATTAATTAAGCATGACATTTCATGGAGCAGCACTAAATCCCCTCTGAGGGTCACCGCCTCCCCTGACCCAGGGACCACAAATAAGATGGTCCCACATGAGGCCATCTGCTCGGGCCCCAGCTCTGAAGACAAACTTTAAACTTCACTTTGGCTCAGTTCTTGCCAGCCTGGAGGGCCCGTCCCATGGTGACAGCATGCAAGCCAGCATTGTTATGCCCTCTGCGGCCCAGCGGGGGCCAGCGTGCCTCAACAGGCCTACAGATGCTCTAAACCCTCCGCTTCCTACTCCTGCTCACCAAGCTCATGCCTACCCCACCTCTTTCCAGAAAGTATCTGAGGCTGCTCCGTCTGCTCAGTTTTGCCAGTCCCTTCTCCCCGCTAGGAGAAGCCCTGCTCCAGTGCATTCTGACAGGCCCCGGCCCATAACAAATGCCAACATAACAACGGCCCTTTTCCTGGCCCATAACAAATGCCAGCTCGGGCCTGGGCGAAAGGGCTTTCTCTGGAACTCTCTATGCCCACGGATCGTTCCCATAGCACGTTGACCAAGGAAGCCTCAAAGCTGCATTCCTGAAAGTGTCCATGGCCAAGGACTGCCTGGGACCCGGTTCCATGTGGTCAATGTCAATCCCTGGGGGGGCCCCGAGCAGCAAAGGTGGGACATGAGTCTGTAGGTACCATCCACCTCATTCTGCCAAGGGGCCACGTGTTCCTCCTGCTTTTGCCCAGAGatgtttattaaattcatttgaaGATCAACCAAAATCCTTCATCAGGAGACCTCACGGGGTGGCCAGCCACTAGGCTCAGGGTCCTGCCAGCTCTGGGATGGAGACAGGGTTCCCGCAGCAGACCTTCGCCCCAAGCTTCCTTTTGTGGGAGCCAATCCTGGTCACCAGGGGTGTGGGTAGGCAGGGTCGGGCAGCCAGCAGCCTAGGGAGGGGCAACCTTCCTCAGCAGGCCTCCACAGCCATCCCTGGGGCTCTAACTGACCCAGCCCACCCTGCAGGGTACGAGCTGGGGGTCAGAGCACTGGCCTTGGCAGCTGCAGCCTCCAAAGGCTCAACCCCACACACTCTGTGGCATAAGGCCAGACTGAGGGTCAGCAGGGGGCCCGAAGTCAGCACCCAAGGTCAGAATGCCGTCATGAGATGAAAACTGAACTTGGATCTGAGCAGGCCTCAGCTCCAGCTGCCAGGTCTCAGGACATGCACACGGCCAAAGAGCAGGTTCCACACCAGCCCACCATGCAGCCAGTAAGGTCCAGGCGGTGGGGACTGCTTCAGGCAACCCAGTGTTTTCAGTACAAAAAAtagcaaagaagagagagggggagagagacagagagatggaggcGTGCCTACAGAGTAAGAGAGACTTGGATTGTTTGTAATATAGGGATCTTCTTTGGGTCCGGATTCACGGAttcaaacaaacaagcaaacaaacaaaagaaaaaccatgtatatcatacacacacacacacacacacatatatgaggCAATCAGAAAAATGGGAACACTGACCAAGACTTGCTGACTGAAGTACTTAAGTAAGGGACAGGGGGAACTCTGAATGCCAGCAGGAGTAATTGTGGGCCCctcgccctccctcccccaggtgagccccacccctgcctcccacagTGCCTGGCTGCTCCCTGCCACCTGACTCACTGTGACAGGGCAATGTGCAATGCGGCTGCAAAGCTGGGGCTAGAAAGACAGACAGAGGCTCCGGctcctgtctctgcccctctAGGAGAGTGTGACGGGAGCAGCAAGGGCTCTGGGGGCCCACTCTGTGCCCACAGCTGTCTCCATATCCTCTCCGTGCGGCCATGTCTTTCCTCTCTGTAACCTGGGGCTGGCAGTCTTGTGGGCCTGGCGAGGACAGTGGGGGGGACAGCGGGAAAGCCAGAGCCTGGCCTGTGACAAGTCCCCCAGTGGGAAATGCTAGCATtttctaggcagagagaaggacagagaggaggaggaaagaggatcCTAAAGGATGGGGAGAATTGAAAATATTGAGGCCCCCACGTCTGTGCCTGGCCAGGAGCTGAAGGACCTGGCAGCCCAAGTGAAGGACGTGTCGGTGACCGTGGGCATGGACAGCCGCTGCCACATCGACCTGAGCGGCATCGTGGAGGAGGTGAAGGTGCAGTATGACGCCATCGCGGCCCGCAGCCTGGAGGAAGCCGAGGCCTACTCCCGGAGACAGGTTCGGGCTGACGGAGGTGGCAGGAGGGGCTGCACTGGGGAAAGCTGAAGTCACCTTCAGCTCTGAGCACTGAGAGGGGAGGAGAATGTGAGCGCCCCTCACTGCAGGGGGCCAAGGGGCCATGCCATGGGGTAAAGGCCAGGGTCTGCTCCCATCAGAAGCTCTCAGTGCTGGACCCAGTAACAGCAGGCCAGGGGTGGGCCCAGCCAGAGCTGGGTGTTGCGAGGCTGGCCCGGGGAGTGCTggggggcagagcaggaggagggcctgagaggtgagagaaaaaaggagTCACAAGGGGCAAGGGGCAAGGTTGCTGGGAGGGACACAGTGAACTGTCCCTCACTGTCACCTCCTGCACGCCCTCCAGCTGGAGGagcgggctgcctgctcagctgAGTTTGGGAACAGCCTCCAGAGCAGCCGCAGTGAGATCGCTGACCTCAACGTGCGCATCCAGAAGCTTCGATCCCAGATCCTCTCCATCAAGAGCCATGTGAGTATCTACAGGACCCACgtgggggtgaggcagggaggagttcaaaggctctctctctctcccacacacacactgagtcCATGAAAGACCCTGGGCAGGTCACTTAgcagctctgtgcctcagtttcctctcctgtcctcctAAGATGGCTTTGAGGATCCCAAGAGTGTCACAAGTGAAGGTGCTCCGTAGACTGGCCAGGGCTGTGGGAGTGACACAGAGCCTCACCACCACAAACACCCAgagcccacctcctccctccctggcctcgGTTCCAGCCAGGGCTCTGGGAAAGGTGCTTGCCCTGTCAGGACAGCTGGGACAGGCTCCTCTGGGCGCTGTGGATCCTCCCTTTTTCATGGCCTCTGGAATGGATCTCCTTAGATCTCACTGAATGCCCTCTTGCTGCAAGACAACCCCCTGCCACACCCAAGAACTCCATTGctcagccctccctgccctgtgcaCCCCGACGGAGGGCAGAGGTGGGCTCCAGGcccactccctccttcccaccagtGCTCACAAGCCCCTTCCCTCTGCAGTGCCTGAAGCTGGAGGAGAACATCAAGGCGGcggaggagcagggagagctggCCTTCCAGGACGCCAAAGCCAAGCTGGCCCAGCTGGAGGATGCCCTGCAGCAGGCCAAGAAGGACATGGCCCGGCAGCTGCGTGAGTACCAGGAGCTCATGAACACCAAGCTGGCCCTGGACATCGAGATCGCCACCTACCGCAAGCTGGTGGAGGGCGAGGAGAGCCGGTGAGGGCTGGGGCCCCAGCAGGGTGCAGTGAGGGGCCGTGGGAGGGGCAGAACTAGAGGGCCACCCCCACACAAACCCAGACTTCCCCTCCATCATGCTGCCCTGAGTCAGGAAGACCTGGGATTGTGGCCAGCCTCCACCACTTGCAAACTGGGACCTTGGCCCATTCATCAAATCGTCAGTTTTCCTATCTGGAAAATGGGCTGATCATAACACAGTCTATGGTGGGGAGGATTGATACGATTCTGCAGGCAAATGTCTGTCACA
Proteins encoded in this window:
- the KRT80 gene encoding keratin, type II cytoskeletal 80 isoform X1 codes for the protein MRGAGGGAGTSHHLTGWSGWEASRPPGANEHCRTGVCSSVPSLPCLRPEPAACHPSKAHSHTHTPVPSRVPGPGAAMACRSCVVGFSSLSSCEVTPVGGPRPGTSGWGICGTPGPGFSSRSLTGCEAAGTIAKVTVNPSLLVPLDLKVDPAIQQQKNQEKEEMKVLNDKFASLIGKVQALEQRNQLLETRWHFLQGQDPGTFDLGHLYEGYQARLQEELRKVNQERGQLEASLMQVLQKVEEFRIRYEEEISKRTDMEFTFVQLKKDLDAECLRRTELETKLKGLQSFVELMKNIYEQELKDLAAQVKDVSVTVGMDSRCHIDLSGIVEEVKVQYDAIAARSLEEAEAYSRRQLEERAACSAEFGNSLQSSRSEIADLNVRIQKLRSQILSIKSHCLKLEENIKAAEEQGELAFQDAKAKLAQLEDALQQAKKDMARQLREYQELMNTKLALDIEIATYRKLVEGEESRMDLPSASMVSVVQSRSRTAASKPSLSRAPSRKKKNRKGPVIKITEMSEKFLLQESEVSE
- the KRT80 gene encoding keratin, type II cytoskeletal 80 isoform X2, which encodes MRGAGGGAGTSHHLTGWSGWEASRPPGANEHCRTGVCSSVPSLPCLRPEPAACHPSKAHSHTHTPVPSRVPGPGAAMACRSCVVGFSSLSSCEVTPVGGPRPGTSGWGICGTPGPGFSSRSLTGCEAAGTIAKVTVNPSLLVPLDLKVDPAIQQQKNQEKEEMKVLNDKFASLIGKVQALEQRNQLLETRWHFLQGQDPGTFDLGHLYEGYQARLQEELRKVNQERGQLEASLMQVLQKVEEFRIRYEEEISKRTDMEFTFVQLKKDLDAECLRRTELETKLKGLQSFVELMKNIYEQELKDLAAQVKDVSVTVGMDSRCHIDLSGIVEEVKVQYDAIAARSLEEAEAYSRRQLEERAACSAEFGNSLQSSRSEIADLNVRIQKLRSQILSIKSHCLKLEENIKAAEEQGELAFQDAKAKLAQLEDALQQAKKDMARQLREYQELMNTKLALDIEIATYRKLVEGEESRMDLPSASMVSVVQSRSRTAPSLPHPLCSL